The segment GAAAGGTTCACGTACGGTTCTTAGAAGGGGGGAAGAGAGTAATCTCTTCTTCCTATTCGACTAAAACAATCTTCAAATGATTACTTTAAATTATCAGAATATCTATATGATCATAATTATGGGGATGAATGATAGTTTTAATGATGAAAAGATTCAGCTCTCTCATATTTCAATAAAAGATCTATTTGGAATATTTAACCATGAAATACCAATAAACACTCGAGATCATATAACGATAATAATTGGCCCAAATGGCGTCGGGAAGACTATAATTCTTAAAATATTAATCTGGATATTTAAGTTCAATTTTGCTTCATTAATGGAAATTCCATTTACTTCTCTAAAACTTGATTTTAATCCAAATTATTCACTTACAATTAAAAAAGAGAGAATAAAAATCAATTCTGAAAAAGAAGTCCATACAATTCTAAATTTTTACTTAAATTCTCCAGATAGTAATAGTCCTCGTCATTGGCAATATAATCCATCATCATTACTAGAATCAAATAGATATATTAAGGTCTTTAATGGTTGGGAATTCTCAGATGAGGATATTGATGATAATATTGAATGGATCGGTTTAAATAATAAAAATTCAGGTCGGCACAGAGTTGTTCATACACGAAGAAAAAAAGAATCACAAATTGAACCTTGGCTCATCTCTTTTTTACAAAAAATAGACATTCACCTAATAGAAACTCAAAGATTGTTAATTATTGATCGGGGTTCAGATAATGAATATAATCAATACAAGAACGTTACCTCGAAGCGCAATTTAAAATATGTGGTAGAAGCTAATTCTCAGGATTTAGTAGAAAAAATAAAAGAGATTAGTTTAGAGAACAATGCGATCTCACAATCACTTGAAAGGACATTCCCAATTAGATTAGCAAAATATCATAATGAAGGGAATATATCTGTATCTGACATTCAAAGAG is part of the Methanospirillum lacunae genome and harbors:
- a CDS encoding AAA family ATPase; its protein translation is MIIIMGMNDSFNDEKIQLSHISIKDLFGIFNHEIPINTRDHITIIIGPNGVGKTIILKILIWIFKFNFASLMEIPFTSLKLDFNPNYSLTIKKERIKINSEKEVHTILNFYLNSPDSNSPRHWQYNPSSLLESNRYIKVFNGWEFSDEDIDDNIEWIGLNNKNSGRHRVVHTRRKKESQIEPWLISFLQKIDIHLIETQRLLIIDRGSDNEYNQYKNVTSKRNLKYVVEANSQDLVEKIKEISLENNAISQSLERTFPIRLAKYHNEGNISVSDIQRELVNLEQKRNELAKVGLVKKEEINLEELSEINPENISILSVYISDVKEKLKILDKFYEKVHLFTDIISSRFLFKSISIDQKLGFSFKSKNGASIPLSALSSGEQHELVLIYNLLFKVNNNALVLIDEPELSLHVCWQEQFINDIQKIADIIGFDIIIATHSPEIVSNKLNLTVQLNGD